From the uncultured Fretibacterium sp. genome, one window contains:
- the hrcA gene encoding heat-inducible transcriptional repressor HrcA has product MTERQLGIILAVVYEYIKTGEPAGSRTITKKYIRGLSPATVRNEMADLEEMGYFYQPHTSSGRLPTAKAYRVYVDSVTARARSRPSEAETWHRELAGRRSGVEGLLTYVTHLLARLTKCVAVAAVPGLDDAEIWHIDLVPLGGPHILALIVLKGGLVHHSQFDLPSEVEPGLLEELSRRINTVASGRSWSDVRDVLFQYVQGGLEDAETACRSAIRELDEFLTVQNYRFFSSGAKHILNLPHFQTLSRLQAVLSLLEQEKPLADMIEKCRKSEALNVSIGEENETEGMQESSMILIPARLRQQKAVLGLIGPLRMDYERSISVLESLASALDEEAEE; this is encoded by the coding sequence GTGACGGAGCGGCAGCTGGGAATCATCCTCGCGGTGGTCTATGAGTACATCAAGACGGGGGAGCCTGCGGGGTCCCGGACCATCACGAAGAAGTACATCCGCGGGCTGAGCCCCGCCACGGTACGTAACGAGATGGCGGATCTCGAGGAAATGGGGTATTTTTACCAGCCTCATACGTCCTCCGGCCGGCTGCCGACGGCCAAGGCCTATCGGGTCTATGTGGATTCCGTCACGGCGCGGGCCCGGAGCCGCCCCAGCGAGGCCGAGACCTGGCATCGAGAACTGGCTGGGCGCCGCAGCGGGGTGGAGGGGCTCCTGACCTACGTCACGCACCTTCTGGCCCGCCTCACCAAGTGCGTCGCGGTCGCGGCGGTCCCGGGGCTCGACGACGCGGAGATCTGGCATATCGACCTCGTGCCGCTGGGCGGGCCCCACATTCTGGCCCTGATCGTCCTGAAGGGCGGGCTGGTGCACCATTCGCAGTTCGACCTCCCCAGCGAGGTCGAGCCTGGACTCCTCGAGGAGCTGAGCCGGCGCATCAACACCGTCGCGTCGGGCCGGTCCTGGAGCGACGTGCGAGACGTGCTGTTCCAGTACGTGCAGGGCGGCCTCGAGGACGCCGAGACGGCCTGCCGGTCGGCCATCAGGGAGCTCGACGAGTTTCTGACCGTGCAGAACTATCGTTTTTTCAGCAGCGGGGCCAAGCACATCCTGAATTTGCCGCACTTCCAGACCCTGTCGCGGCTTCAGGCGGTCCTCTCCCTGCTGGAGCAGGAGAAGCCCCTGGCCGACATGATCGAGAAGTGTCGGAAGAGTGAGGCGTTGAACGTCTCGATCGGAGAGGAGAACGAGACGGAGGGCATGCAGGAGAGTTCCATGATCCTCATCCCCGCCCGACTTCGGCAGCAAAAGGCGGTTTTGGGCCTGATCGGCCCCCTGCGGATGGATTACGAACGCTCCATCTCCGTTCTGGAGTCCCTGGCGAGCGCTCTGGACGAGGAAGCGGAGGAATAG